CTCGCAGGGGCGCTGCGCCCGAGCGCGGGCGAGGTCCGCTGCTTCGGGAGGTGCGTCAACGGCCTGAACCGCCGCGTCGTCTACATGACCCAGCGTGACACGCTGCTGCCGTGGCGAAGCGCGCTCGACAACGCCGCCTTGCCCCTCGAGATCAAGAAGGTCCCCCGCGCCGAGCGCTACGCGCGTGCTCGGTCGGTCCTCGAGCTCGTCGGCCTCGCGGAGGCCGAGCGTCGCCGGCCCCACCAGCTCTCCGGGGGGATGCGCAGCCGCCTGTCGCTCGCGCGCGCGCTACTCAGCGACGCCGAGGTCTTCCTCCTCGACGAGCCGTTCGCCGCCATCGACGCCCTCCTGCGGATCCGCCTGCAGCAGCTCCTCGTCGACCTCTGGGCGCGCACGCAGGTGGCGATCGTCTACGTCACCCACGATCTCAACGAGGCGATCGCGCTCGGCCACCGAGTCGTCGTCATGTCGAAGGGCCCGGGACGCGTCGCCCTCGAGCGGGCGATCGAGGCGCCGCACCCGCGCACCGTGGCTCGCTTCCGCGAGGAGCCGGAGGCGCAGCGCGCCTACAGCGCGCTCTGGGACGCCCTCGAGACGCAGCTGCCGAGATGAGCCTGGCGACGCAGACGATCGGGGTGGGCCGGACGGCACGCGGGCTGCGCCGCCTCAACCAGGTCGACCTCGCGGCGCTCGCCGCGCGCCTCGGCACGCTCGGCGTCGTCGCCGCGCTCTGGCAGGTCTTCGCTGGCGGACCGAGGAGCGTGCTGCCCGCGGACGTGGTCGGTCGGCCGTCGAGCATCCTCGCCTCGCTCTGGCACCTGGTCGTCGACGGCCAGTTCTTCTCGTCGCTCGGCCTCACGGCGCTCTCGGTGTGCTACGCCCTCGTGCTCGCGGTGCCGATCGGGGTCGGCCTCGGCCTCCTCACCACGATCCGGCCGATCGGCTGGCTCCTCCAGCCACTCGTGAACCTGACCTACGCGATCCCGAAGGTCGGCCTCGTGACGCTGTACGTGCTGCTCCTCGGTACGCACCCCGACACGCACGTGGCCCTCGTCCTGAGCCAGATCCTCTTCGTCTTCTACTACGCCACCCGCCAGGCGATCCTCGAGCTCGACCCCGGCGTCGTCACCGCGCTGCGTCTGATGGGCGCCTCGCGCCTCAAGCTCGTCTGCTCGCTCGCCCTGCGAGCGGCGCTCCCGCACCTGCTCGCCGCGATCCGCCTGTGCGTCCCGCTCGCCTTCGCGACCGAGATCTTCGCCGAGCTGCGCGCCCCGACCTCGAGCGGGCTCGGGGTCCTCCTGCAGAACCTCATCACCGCTGGCGACGGCGCGGCGGCGATGGCGATCATGCTGTGCACCGCCCTCATCGGCTACCTGCTCGATCTCGTGATCGGGCGCCGGCTGCGCGCCTACACGACGTCCATCGGCGTCGGACTCCCGACGTGAGCAATCCCCTACGCCTCGCCCGGCGC
The nucleotide sequence above comes from Acidimicrobiales bacterium. Encoded proteins:
- a CDS encoding ABC transporter ATP-binding protein; the encoded protein is MERGPVTAAIGSPQAAAEPGATPGTRVEAALEIDAVSFAFPGAAPILEEVTLRVDAGEIVALIGPSGCGKSTLLNLLAGALRPSAGEVRCFGRCVNGLNRRVVYMTQRDTLLPWRSALDNAALPLEIKKVPRAERYARARSVLELVGLAEAERRRPHQLSGGMRSRLSLARALLSDAEVFLLDEPFAAIDALLRIRLQQLLVDLWARTQVAIVYVTHDLNEAIALGHRVVVMSKGPGRVALERAIEAPHPRTVARFREEPEAQRAYSALWDALETQLPR
- a CDS encoding ABC transporter permease subunit, whose product is MSLATQTIGVGRTARGLRRLNQVDLAALAARLGTLGVVAALWQVFAGGPRSVLPADVVGRPSSILASLWHLVVDGQFFSSLGLTALSVCYALVLAVPIGVGLGLLTTIRPIGWLLQPLVNLTYAIPKVGLVTLYVLLLGTHPDTHVALVLSQILFVFYYATRQAILELDPGVVTALRLMGASRLKLVCSLALRAALPHLLAAIRLCVPLAFATEIFAELRAPTSSGLGVLLQNLITAGDGAAAMAIMLCTALIGYLLDLVIGRRLRAYTTSIGVGLPT